The window TGGTCGCCGCGCAGGAGGCGGCGAGAACGGCCGGCAATCCCGAGATCCTGCCCGAGCACCTGCTTCTCGGCCTGCTCACCGAGCCGGAGGGGCTCGGCGCCGCAGCAGTGGCCGCCCAGGGCGTCGACCTGGAGACCGTCCGCACTGTCGCCCTCCGCACACTGCCGGCGGCAACACCCGATGTCCCCGAACTGATCCCCTACGGATCACAGGCCCGCAAGGCGCTGGAGCTCACCTTCCGGGAGGCACTGCGCCTGGGCCACAACTACATCGGCACCGAACACCTGCTGCTCGCACTGCTCGAGCTCGGCGACGGTACCGGCGTGCTGGCCGGCCTCGGCGTCGACAAGTCCTCCGCGGAAACGAACATCGCCGCAACCCTGGCCCGCGTCACCGGCTGAACGATCAGTCGACGTACTCCAGGTAGGCCTCGATCCGGACCGGTGGGTCGCCGAGGTCCTCGAGCATCCGGTCGAAGGCCTCGGTGCGGTAGTCAACGGTGAAGGACAGCACCGGGGTGCCGCCGTCGACACCCTCGCCGACACTCTGCAGGGTCATGGCCGACATGTCGTATCCACCGGACTCGAGCTGCTTGCGCTGGGCACGCATCTCGGCCATCGACTGCTCGGCACGTTGCAGGCAGTACGGACCGTCGTAGACCTTCTCCACCGCCTGCCGGACGCCGTCCTCGTCGGCCCCCACGTACCCGATCTCCAGCACCTGGTACTGCATGCCGATGGCGACCGGGTCCCAGTTGCCCTCGATGTCCGGGTGACTCACCCGGACGCCACCGAACCGCTTGTCCTTGCGGACCAGCGTCTGCACCGCGCCGAACTGGTCGAGCATCTTCGAGGTGACCTTGGGCCAGCCTCCGGCCGGCGGTGCGCAGGTCGGCACCTCGTCCGGAGCGATGACCGACACGTCGGGCCGTTGCGGGGCCGGCGCCGACGACTGCCCGGTGACCACGAAGGTCGTGCCGTCGAAGGTGCCCTCGAGCGCAGCACTTCCGGAGATCCAGTCGTCCTGCGTGCTCGGCGAGGACAGCGCGCCGAAGTCGACGCCGACCACCTTGACGTACGCCCAGCACGGCTGGAACGAGTCTTCCGCCGTCGCCATGTCGAACGTCATCCGCGGCAGACAGAGCCTCGCCGCCGTCGACGCCGGGGCGTCGGTGCGCCGCTGGATCCAGGCGCTCTGCACCCGCATCGGCACCGGGTTGCCGGCGGCCGGGTACGGCGATGCCGGGACGTCTGCGGACGAGCTCACCGAAGGAGACGAGCTCACTGACACAGAGCCGGCAACCGTGTCCAACGGGCGGGGCGCACACCCGGCGACGAGCAGGACGACGACGACCGGCGCGACCGTCCACCAAGCTCGGAGGTTCATACCCCCAGGACGGTAGCCCGTTGCCGGACGGTTGCACATCGTCGCCGTCCTGCCTGCCGGGTGTCAGGCCTGCAGCAGCGGCACCAGGTTCTCGATGACGTACGGCAGGCTGAGCGGGGTGGAGAAGTAGATCGCGCCGGACAGGATCGCCCCGGTGTAGATCGACTTGCCGGCCTTGACCGCCTTCAGGTCCGAGAAGCCGGGCAGCGCCTCGAGGGCCGCCTTGTCCTCGTTGGACTCGGTGGCCCAGACCAGGTAGTCCGCGGCGTCCAGCACGGCGATCCGCTCCGCCGGGACCAGCGCCTGACCGCCCTCGGCCGGCACGTACTCGTCGATCTCCGACGGGATGTCGAAGCCGAGATCGGTGAGGAACTCGGTGCCGAGGCCCTTCGGGTAGGCGTAGAAGTTGCCGTCGTAGACGGCGTTCTGCAGGAAGATGACCTTCTTGCCGGCGAACTCCGGGTTGTCGGCGGCGGCCTTCGCGAACTGCGCGTCCAGATCCGTTTTGATCTGCTCGCCCTCGGCGCTCTTGCCCAGCGCCTCGGAGATGACGCTCAGGTACAGCGGCCAGGAGTCGAAGTACTCGCTCTGCGAGTCGGCCGGGGTGGCCAGCGTCGGCGCGATCTTGGTCAGCTGGTCGTAGGCGGCCTGGTCCAGGCCGGCGTTCACGCCGACGACCAGATCCGGCTTCAGCTTCGCGACGTCGAGGTAGGGCACCCCGTCGGCGGAGCTCAGCACCGGCGGCGGCGTGGCCGAGCCCAGCGCCTCCTTCGCCCACGGCCAGATCGCGTTCGGCTGGTCGCCGTACCAGTCGGTGACCGCCGCCGGCACGACGCCGAGGGCGAGCAGGAAGTCCTGCTCGGTCAGCCCGACCGAGACCACGGTGGTGGGCGCCGATTCGATGACCGTGTCGCCGAACTTGTTGGGGATGGTCACCGGGAAGCTGTCGGCGGGTGCCGACGAGGACGTGGCCGAACCCGACGAGGCCTCACTCGCGGACGTGGCGGCCGCGCTGGAAGGGGTCGAGGCCGGAGCCTCCGAGGGGCTCGTCGTCGACGCGGCGGTCGTCCCGGTGTCCGAGCCACAGGCGGCCAGTGCGCCGAGGGCGGCGACCGAGATCACACCTCTGGCGAAGTCCCGCCGGGTCAACGGACGGGCGGGCAGGGACAGCGGGCGTCGGTTCATCGAGGTCCTCTGGGCGGTAAAGGTGCAGGTGGGCCGCCGATGGCAGCACCGGCGCGCAGGTAGGTTAGCCTGCCCAATGTTCGCCGCACGACCCCCGCCGCCCGGAAGACCTCGATGACACCCGCCGCCGCAACGCCTGTGACACGCCGCCGTCGCGCCGCGTGGGCGGTGCCGCTGATGGTGATCGGCATCCTGTTGGCGGTGGTCGCCGGCCTGGCCATCGGCACCAACCCAATCTCGCCGGTGAGGGTGCTGGCCGGGTTGTTCGGTGACGACCCGGAGGCCCGCACGGTGGTGATCGGCAACCGGATGCCGCGGGTGGTGCTGGCGATCGTCATCGGTGCCGCGCTCGGGCTGGCCGGGCATCTCATGCAGTCGCTCACCCGGAACCCGCTGGCCGATCCCGGCCTGCTCGGCATCCAGGCCGGTGCCTCCGCCGCGGTGGTGAGCGCCATCGCCTTCTTCGGGATCACGAACCCCGGCGGGTACGCCTGGTTCGCACTGGTGGGCGCCGCGGCGGGCGCCCTGGTCGGCTACGGGCTGGCGGCGGTCGGACGCGGATCGGCGTCCCCGGTGCGGCTGATCCTGGCCGGGACGGCGATCTCCGGCGCGCTCTACTCGTACGTGTCCGGCGTGCTGATCGTGCAGCCGTTCACCTTCTCGGCGTTCCGGTTCTGGGAGATCGGCTCGCTGACCACCCGCGACCTGTCCGTCACGGGTGGCGTGCTGTGGTTCGTGGTGCCGGGGATCCTGCTCGCGCTCGCCCTTGCCGCACCGCTGAACGGTCTGGCGCTGGGACACGAAACGGCGATCGCGCTCGGCGTCCGCACCGTGCGCACCCAGGTGCTCGCCCTGGTCGCGGTCGTGCTGCTCACCGGTGGCGCGACCGCGGCGGTCGGCCCGGTGGCCTTCATCGGTCTGGCCGTGCCGCACCTGTCCCGCGCCCTGGTCGGCCCCGACCACCGCAAGGGACTGCCGATGTCGATCCTGGCCGGGATCTTGATGCTGCAGCTGGCCGACGTGGTGGGCCGGGTGATCGCCTGGCCGCAGGAGATCGGCGCCGGGATCGTGGCCGCGGTGGTCGGCGCGCCGGTGCTGGTCTACCTGGTGCGCACCGGGAAGGTCGGCCGGCTGTGAGCGCCCCGACGACCACCCGGCGCCGGGGGCTCGCGCCGGTCACCGTGGTGGTCGGCGGACTGATCGTCTGCGTGGTGATCATCTTCCTCACCATCGGCACCGGGCCGCTGCCCGTCGCGCCGCTCGAGGTGCTCACGACCGTGTTCGGGTCCTCCACCGACAACGAGTTCGCCGTCATGGATGTCGGTCTGCCCCGATCGCTGCTGGCGCTGCTGTGCGGGATGGCGCTCGGGGTCGGCGGATCCCTGCTGCAGGCACACTCGCGCAACCCGCTGGGCACCCCGGACATCATCGGGTTCTCGGCCGGCGCGGCCGCCGGGGCGGTCATCGCGATCGTCCCGCTGAAGCTGGATCAGCCGGAAGTGGGGATCGCCGCCGTGGCCGGCGGGCTGATCACGGCGGCGGTGGTGTTCTTCCTGGCCGGCGGTGCGCATCGGGCCGGGTACCGGCTGATCGTCGTCGGTATCGGGATCGGTGCCCTGCTCACCGGTGTCACCACCTACCTGTTGACTCGGGCCCGGATCAGCGATGCCCGCGAGGCACAGCGCTGGCTCACCGGGTCGCTGAACACCGCGACCTGGTCCGGCGTGCTGGTGATGCTCGTCGCGGTGGCGATCGTGGTGCCGGCCGGGATGGCGCTGCGCCGGTACCTGCTGATCACCGACCTCGGCGAGGAGGCCGCTGTCGGGCTCGGGGTCCGGCCGCGGCGGGTCGGCACCGCGGTGGTGATCGTGTCGGTGCTGTCCGCCGCCGCGGTGGTGAACGTGGTCGGCCCGATCGCCTTCGTCGACCTGGCCGCTCCGCAGATCGCCATCCGGCTGATCCGGCTGCCCGGCCCGTTGGTGCTGAGTTCCGCGGTGGTGGGCGGCGTCTGCCTGCTGGCCAGCGACCTGCTCGCCCAGCGGTTGCTCGGCGACATCGACGTGCCGGTGGGGGTGGCCACCGGCGTGGTTGGCGGCATCTACCTCGCCTGGCTGCTGCTACGCATGTGGAGATCCCGATGAACGCGCGCCTGAACGGCGAACACCTCCGGCTGGGTTACGACAAGCGGGTGGTGATCGAGGATCTCGACGTCTCGATCCCGGACGGCGAGCTGACGGTGATCATCGGACCGAACGCCTGCGGCAAGTCGACGCTGCTCAAGGCGCTGGCCCGGGCGGTGCCGGCGACGGCCGGCTCGGTGACGCTGGACGGGCGCGACATCACCTCGTACCCGACCAAGGAGGTGGCCCGCCGGCTCGGGCTGCTGCCGCAGAGCGCGTCCATCCCGGAGGCGATCACCGTTGCCGACCTGGTCGGCCGCGGCCGGTTCCCGCACCAACGGTTCCTGCGCCAGTGGACGACCGCCGATCAGGAGGCGGTCGACGCCGCGATGCGGGACACCCAGGTCGACGAGCTGGCGCAGCGACCGGTGGACGAGCTGTCCGGCGGGCAGCGGCAGCGGGCCTGGCTGGCGATGGTGCTGGCCCAGCAGACCCCGCTGCTGCTGCTCGACGAGCCCACGACCTTCCTCGACATCGCCCACCAGCTCGAGGTTCTCGATCTGTGCGCGGATCTCCAGGAGCGCGGCCTGACCATCGTGGCGGTGCTGCACGACCTGAACCAGGCCTGCCGCTACGCCTCCCACCTGATCTGTATGGCGGCGGGCCGGATCGTTGCTGCCGGGCCGCCCGCGGACATCGTCACCGCCGACCTGGTGCAGGACGTGTTCGGCGTCCGCTGCGAGATCATCCTGGACCCGCAGACCGGCACCCCACTGGTGGTCCCGCTGCCGCGGGCGTCGCGGCGGTGACGCAGGATGGGCCCATGGACGGACAGGCGTGGTTGGACGGGGCACGGGTGGACCCGGCGGTGTTCGAGCTGCGAGGCGACTACTCGGTCGTGCTGATCACCGCGGAGGGCCTGACGCCGGGGCCGTCGGACGCGGCGAGCGGGGCGCTGCTGGACGCTGCTGCGGCGACCGTTGCCGGCCGGGTCGCGGACACGCCGGTGGAGGAGCTGCCGGAGATCGCCGCGTGGCGGGAGGCGTTCCGGTCGTTCGGCGCGAAGCCGCAACGGACCCGGCCGAGCGTCGAGGCGCTGGTGCGCCGGGCCGCCGACCTGCCGCGGATCGACCGGATCACCGACACCTACAACGCGATCTCCGTCGGGCACCTGCTGCCGCTCGGCGGTGAGGACCTGGACGCCTACGCCGGTCCGCCGGTGCTCACCCGGGCGGACGGCAGCGAGACCTTCGACATCGTCAAGGACGGCGGCCCGGCGGTCGAGCACCCGGACCCTGGCGAGGTGATCTGGCGGGACGACGCCGGGGTGACCTGCCGGCGCTGGAACTGGCGGCAGTGCGTCCGGACGCGGATCACCGAGCAGACCCGCAACGCCGGGTTCATCCTCGACGGCCTGGGCGGCGCCCTCGGCCCGGCCGGCCTGGAGGCGGCGGCCACCGCGCTCGAGAACACCTTGTCCGCAGCACATTCCGGCGTCGTGCTGCACCGCCGGACGATCGGCGCATCAGGCTGACAGCACCTGCCGGTGGACGATCCAGGCGTGCTTGCCGACCTGACGGACCTTCTCGAACCCGAGGTCGGTGAACAGCTCGACCGTCGCGGTGAAGAGGAAGCGGCCGTGCGCCTGGCGGCCGGCGGTCACCTCGGAGATGGCCTCGACCAGGCCGCCGCCGCGGGCGGCGATCAGCTCCAGCGCACCTTCGACGGCCCGCCGCGCGACACCCTTGCCGCGGTGGCCCTTACCGACGAAGACGCAGGTGATCCGCCAGTCCGGCACCGGCGGGGCGTCCTTGTCGTACTCGCGGCGGTGCTTGATCGACGGCAGCTCCTCCGGGCTGCCGAACTGGCACCACCCCAGCGCGGCACCGTTGTCGTCGAGCACCAGCGCGGCGTGCGCCCGATCGGTCATCACCCGGTCCCGCTTCGCCTCCCGGTGGTCCAGCCCCCGGACACCCCGCTCCGGGTGGAATCCGATGCACCAGCAGCCGCCGAAGATCCCGCCGTTCGCATCCACCAGGTCCGCGAACTCGTCCCAGGTGTCCGGTCCGAGATCGACCACGCTGCCGGGCATCCCGGTCAGCCTCGCGCGACAGCCGCGATGACAGCGGCGAGTTCGACGGGGCGGGTGAACATCGGCCAGTGCCCGGAGTCGATGTCGACGTACGAGACCTGCTGTGCCGCAGCGATCTCCGGCACGTCACCGGCGGCCACCCACTCCTTCGCCTGGTCCGGGGTGAACTCCGGGCAGATCATCGTGGTGGGTACGGCGAACCGCCGCTCGTCCGTCAGCCGGACGACCCCGCGGCTCACCCCGACCGGCACCGGGATCGACTCCGCGACCATCGTGTCATTCAGTTCCGCGGAGATGTCGGCGGAGTCCGGGCCCTCGAACGGCCCCCAGCCCGGGAAAGCCATGCCGCCGTCGACCGGCTCGAAGAAGTCGGCGTAGGCGGACCCGTCGGTGGACGGGAAGCCGCCGATCAGCGCGGTGCCGGCGATGCTGTCCGGCCGGCGGTCGGCCGCCAGCCAGGCCAGCGTGCAGGCAGCGGAATGCCCGACCACCAGCGGGTTCTCGGCGGCATCCACCGCGGCGAGCACCGCGTCCAGCTGGTCCTGCAGGGTGGCGTCGGTGCGGCCGTCACCCTGGCCCGGCAGCGCCACGGCCGTCACCTGCAGACCCTGGTCCTGCAGGGCCGCAGCGGTCTCCGCCCAGGCGGCCGGGCCGTTCAGCCAGAGGCCGGCGATGAGCACGATGTCGTTCGTCGTCGTCGTCATGCCGACCAACGTAGGACCGGTACCGGACGATCGGCTTCCGCATCCTGCCGATCGACTTCTAGGCTGGCCGCATGGCCGCTTCCGGCGACAGCCCCACCGCACGTGCGCTGCGCACGCTGGACGTGCTGCACACGCGCCCGGGCATCACCGCCGGGCAGCTCGGCGAGGCGCTCGGCGTCTCCGACCGGGCCGCACGCCGCTACATCGCGATCCTGCGCGAGGCGGGCATCCCGGTGCAGACCGAACACGGCCCGTACGGCGGGTACCGCATCGGCCGCGGCCTGCGCCTCCCGCCGTTGGTTTTCACCGCCTCCGAGGCGTTGGGCCTGGTCATGGCCGTGCTCGACGGCCAGCACGCCGCCGCCGACCCCACCGATCCGGTCGGCTCCGC is drawn from Nakamurella alba and contains these coding sequences:
- a CDS encoding ABC transporter substrate-binding protein — translated: MNRRPLSLPARPLTRRDFARGVISVAALGALAACGSDTGTTAASTTSPSEAPASTPSSAAATSASEASSGSATSSSAPADSFPVTIPNKFGDTVIESAPTTVVSVGLTEQDFLLALGVVPAAVTDWYGDQPNAIWPWAKEALGSATPPPVLSSADGVPYLDVAKLKPDLVVGVNAGLDQAAYDQLTKIAPTLATPADSQSEYFDSWPLYLSVISEALGKSAEGEQIKTDLDAQFAKAAADNPEFAGKKVIFLQNAVYDGNFYAYPKGLGTEFLTDLGFDIPSEIDEYVPAEGGQALVPAERIAVLDAADYLVWATESNEDKAALEALPGFSDLKAVKAGKSIYTGAILSGAIYFSTPLSLPYVIENLVPLLQA
- a CDS encoding Clp protease N-terminal domain-containing protein → MDPTPRVNLDDMIQAIKSATADPLEQLSDAVLAADHLGEVADHLIGHFVDQARRSGASWTDIGGSMGVSKQAAQKRFVPKAAVQPETLDPEQGFARFTARSRKVVVAAQEAARTAGNPEILPEHLLLGLLTEPEGLGAAAVAAQGVDLETVRTVALRTLPAATPDVPELIPYGSQARKALELTFREALRLGHNYIGTEHLLLALLELGDGTGVLAGLGVDKSSAETNIAATLARVTG
- a CDS encoding ABC transporter ATP-binding protein; this encodes MNARLNGEHLRLGYDKRVVIEDLDVSIPDGELTVIIGPNACGKSTLLKALARAVPATAGSVTLDGRDITSYPTKEVARRLGLLPQSASIPEAITVADLVGRGRFPHQRFLRQWTTADQEAVDAAMRDTQVDELAQRPVDELSGGQRQRAWLAMVLAQQTPLLLLDEPTTFLDIAHQLEVLDLCADLQERGLTIVAVLHDLNQACRYASHLICMAAGRIVAAGPPADIVTADLVQDVFGVRCEIILDPQTGTPLVVPLPRASRR
- a CDS encoding FecCD family ABC transporter permease, translating into MSAPTTTRRRGLAPVTVVVGGLIVCVVIIFLTIGTGPLPVAPLEVLTTVFGSSTDNEFAVMDVGLPRSLLALLCGMALGVGGSLLQAHSRNPLGTPDIIGFSAGAAAGAVIAIVPLKLDQPEVGIAAVAGGLITAAVVFFLAGGAHRAGYRLIVVGIGIGALLTGVTTYLLTRARISDAREAQRWLTGSLNTATWSGVLVMLVAVAIVVPAGMALRRYLLITDLGEEAAVGLGVRPRRVGTAVVIVSVLSAAAVVNVVGPIAFVDLAAPQIAIRLIRLPGPLVLSSAVVGGVCLLASDLLAQRLLGDIDVPVGVATGVVGGIYLAWLLLRMWRSR
- a CDS encoding GNAT family N-acetyltransferase, whose protein sequence is MPGSVVDLGPDTWDEFADLVDANGGIFGGCWCIGFHPERGVRGLDHREAKRDRVMTDRAHAALVLDDNGAALGWCQFGSPEELPSIKHRREYDKDAPPVPDWRITCVFVGKGHRGKGVARRAVEGALELIAARGGGLVEAISEVTAGRQAHGRFLFTATVELFTDLGFEKVRQVGKHAWIVHRQVLSA
- a CDS encoding alpha/beta fold hydrolase codes for the protein MTTTTNDIVLIAGLWLNGPAAWAETAAALQDQGLQVTAVALPGQGDGRTDATLQDQLDAVLAAVDAAENPLVVGHSAACTLAWLAADRRPDSIAGTALIGGFPSTDGSAYADFFEPVDGGMAFPGWGPFEGPDSADISAELNDTMVAESIPVPVGVSRGVVRLTDERRFAVPTTMICPEFTPDQAKEWVAAGDVPEIAAAQQVSYVDIDSGHWPMFTRPVELAAVIAAVARG
- a CDS encoding FecCD family ABC transporter permease, with the protein product MVIGILLAVVAGLAIGTNPISPVRVLAGLFGDDPEARTVVIGNRMPRVVLAIVIGAALGLAGHLMQSLTRNPLADPGLLGIQAGASAAVVSAIAFFGITNPGGYAWFALVGAAAGALVGYGLAAVGRGSASPVRLILAGTAISGALYSYVSGVLIVQPFTFSAFRFWEIGSLTTRDLSVTGGVLWFVVPGILLALALAAPLNGLALGHETAIALGVRTVRTQVLALVAVVLLTGGATAAVGPVAFIGLAVPHLSRALVGPDHRKGLPMSILAGILMLQLADVVGRVIAWPQEIGAGIVAAVVGAPVLVYLVRTGKVGRL
- a CDS encoding B3/B4 domain-containing protein; this encodes MDGQAWLDGARVDPAVFELRGDYSVVLITAEGLTPGPSDAASGALLDAAAATVAGRVADTPVEELPEIAAWREAFRSFGAKPQRTRPSVEALVRRAADLPRIDRITDTYNAISVGHLLPLGGEDLDAYAGPPVLTRADGSETFDIVKDGGPAVEHPDPGEVIWRDDAGVTCRRWNWRQCVRTRITEQTRNAGFILDGLGGALGPAGLEAAATALENTLSAAHSGVVLHRRTIGASG